A portion of the Pogoniulus pusillus isolate bPogPus1 chromosome 6, bPogPus1.pri, whole genome shotgun sequence genome contains these proteins:
- the TACR2 gene encoding substance-K receptor encodes MSTFSILNANNTSQADTLEDSGNWTVVTQFTQPGWQIALWAITYSFIVITSIVGNITVIWIILAHRRMRTATNYFIVNLALSDLLMSTFNTIFNFIYASHNVWYFGEEFCRFQNWFPITAMFVSIYSMTAVAAERYMAIIHPFKPRLSAGSTRVIIGLIWLVAFGLAFPQCFYAEITMDNGTTKCIVVWPGDVGSKHQLTYHIAVIVLIYLLPLMVMFVAYSIIGVTLWSSAAPGNHLNRVHYEHQVNAKKKFVKTMVVVVIIFAVCWLPYHIYFILGSFKEDIYQQKYIQQVYLAIFLLAMSSTMYNPIIYCCLNQRFRSGFKLAFRWCPCMKATEKDKLRLMSPSLYQTTHRKSRTTSFSIETQLNEKENHRIIESTRDRNGSITVYRIIALDLVQWAEVFLRCRPLGSRCTQTNYMPLRFGRLTQHYSQKQWEIPVAPDLWDKGIHFYHDNTGIKEARHVWYDATVALNAHHLGAISPQTTTEF; translated from the exons ATGAGCACATTTTCCATTTTAAATGCTAACAACACCTCACAGGCTGACACCCTCGAGGACAGCGGCAACTGGACGGTGGTAACCCAGTTTACCCAGCCAGGATGGCAGATTGCTCTGTGGGCTATCACCTATTCCTTCATCGTTATCACCTCCATCGTTGGCAACATCACCGTCATCTGGATTATTCTTGCCCACAGGAGAATGAGGACTGCTACCAACTACTTCATCGTCAACTTGGCCCTTTCGGATTTGCTGATGTCCACCTTCAACACCATCTTCAACTTTATTTACGCCAGTCACAACGTCTGGTACTTCGGTGAGGAATTCTGCAGGTTTCAGAACTGGTTCCCCATCACCGCGATGTTTGTGAGCATTTACTCCAtgacagctgtggctgcagagag GTACATGGCGATAATTCATCCCTTCAAGCCCAGGCTCTCTGCTGGAAGCACCAGAGTCATCATAGGGCTGATCTGGCTGGTGGCATTCGGGCTCGCCTTCCCGCAGTGCTTCTACGCTGAGATCACGATGGACAATGGGACGACAAAGTGCATCGTCGTCTGGCCCGGCGATGTTGGGTCCAAGCACCAGCTCAC GTATCACATCGCAGTGATCGTGTTGATTTATTTGCTGCCTTTAATGGTGATGTTTGTTGCATACAGCATCATAGGAGTTACTCTGTGGAGCAGTGCAGCTCCAGGCAACCACCTTAACAGAGTCCACTACGAACACCAAGTTAATGCCAAAAAAAAG TTTGTGAAGACCATGGTGGTAGTTGTGATCATTTTTGCTGTCTGTTGGCTGCCCTATCACATCTACTTCATCCTGGGGAGTTTCAAGGAAGACATCTACCAGCAGAAGTATATTCAACAGGTTTACCTTGCAATCTTCCTCCTTGCCATGAGCTCAACGATGTACAATCCTATCATATACTGCTGTCTGAACCAGAG GTTCCGTTCTGGCTTCAAATTAGCCTTCCGGTGGTGTCCATGCATGAAAGCAACTGAGAAAGACAAACTTAGACTGATGTCCCCATCTCTTTACCAGACAACCCACAGGAAGTCAAGAACCACAAGTTTCAGTATAGAAACTCAACTGAATgagaaagagaatcatagaatcatagaatcaaccag AGACCGCAACGGATCCATCACTGTGTATCGCATAATCGCACTGGATTTGGTGCAGTGGGCTGAGGTCTTCCTGCGCTGCaggcccctgggcagcagatgCACCCAGACAAACTACATGCCCCTGAGATTTGGACGCT TAACACAGCACTACTCACAGAAGCAATGGGAAATACCAGTGGCACCAGATCTGTGGGACAAGGGCATTCACTTCTACCATGACAACACAGGCATCAAGGAAGCGA GACATGTGTGGTACGATGCAACGGTAGCTCTCAACGCACATCACTTGGGGGCAATTTCACCTCAGACAACAACCGAGTTTTGA